A window of Candidatus Kinetoplastibacterium crithidii (ex Angomonas deanei ATCC 30255) contains these coding sequences:
- a CDS encoding RnfABCDGE type electron transport complex subunit B, with product MINKEKLLDIIDAILPQTQCGKCGYQACKPYAEALSNGDAKINLCPPGGDKVIYKLATILNQQIIPLDNSRGKYVGYKRAIIDENICIGCTICINKCPVDAIIGAAKKMHSIVQDWCTGCELCLDPCPVDCIEMVPSNKSWTQKDADNSRIRREKHQNRVKPKTSMDIHLTEIINNNNNFDIDNNSNSLKDKMSLINQITRKAKEKRNK from the coding sequence ATGATAAACAAAGAAAAATTACTAGATATAATTGATGCAATCCTACCCCAAACACAATGTGGTAAATGCGGATATCAAGCTTGCAAACCTTATGCAGAAGCTTTGTCCAATGGAGATGCAAAAATAAATCTTTGTCCCCCAGGTGGCGATAAAGTCATATACAAGCTAGCTACCATTTTAAATCAACAAATAATACCACTTGATAATTCAAGAGGTAAATATGTCGGCTATAAAAGAGCAATTATAGATGAAAATATATGTATAGGATGTACAATATGCATAAATAAATGTCCAGTTGATGCAATAATTGGAGCTGCAAAAAAGATGCATTCTATAGTTCAAGATTGGTGTACTGGCTGTGAACTTTGCCTTGATCCATGTCCTGTTGATTGCATAGAAATGGTTCCAAGCAATAAATCATGGACACAAAAAGATGCAGACAATTCCAGAATAAGAAGAGAAAAACATCAAAATAGAGTCAAGCCAAAAACATCTATGGATATACATTTAACAGAGATAATCAATAATAACAATAATTTCGATATTGATAATAACAGCAATTCTCTAAAAGACAAAATGAGTTTAATAAATCAAATTACTCGCAAAGCAAAAGAAAAAAGAAACAAATAA
- a CDS encoding peptidylprolyl isomerase: protein MKKIIMFIAVLLISNVASAKNIVSVNGHNITQENLENFVTLLVNQGASDSKELREQIKEELINRQILLQEAEKDGTMNNPIVKTEIQLAKESIIVRSFLTEFLKKNKITDNEIETQYEKLKKDQSSKKEYKVRHILTDNKNDAINLIIKLNADTSKFAEIAKETSKDESSKLNGGLLGWSNTEEYVEEFATAVKNLSPGTISQNPIKTKFGWHIIKLDETRNIEFPELSQVRPQIEEMLKQQVLSNLQKELRSKSIIK from the coding sequence ATGAAAAAAATCATAATGTTTATAGCTGTACTTTTAATATCAAATGTAGCTTCAGCAAAGAATATAGTATCAGTCAATGGTCATAATATTACTCAAGAAAATTTAGAAAATTTTGTTACCCTACTTGTAAACCAAGGAGCTTCTGACTCAAAGGAACTAAGAGAACAAATAAAAGAAGAACTGATAAATAGACAAATTCTATTACAAGAAGCTGAAAAAGATGGCACTATGAACAATCCTATAGTAAAAACTGAAATACAGCTTGCAAAAGAAAGCATAATAGTAAGATCTTTTCTAACAGAATTTTTAAAAAAAAATAAAATAACTGATAATGAAATAGAAACCCAATATGAAAAACTAAAGAAAGATCAATCTTCTAAAAAAGAATATAAAGTAAGACATATACTTACAGACAATAAGAATGACGCCATTAATTTAATTATAAAATTAAATGCAGATACATCAAAATTTGCTGAAATAGCAAAAGAAACCTCTAAAGATGAAAGCAGTAAGCTTAATGGTGGTTTATTAGGATGGAGCAACACTGAAGAATATGTAGAAGAGTTTGCAACTGCTGTTAAAAACCTCTCACCTGGAACAATATCGCAAAATCCAATCAAGACAAAATTTGGATGGCATATCATCAAATTAGATGAAACTAGAAACATAGAGTTTCCAGAACTAAGCCAAGTAAGACCACAAATAGAAGAAATGCTAAAACAACAAGTACTATCGAATTTACAAAAAGAATTACGTTCAAAATCTATTATAAAATAA
- the ligA gene encoding NAD-dependent DNA ligase LigA yields the protein MVLKLVAIVQEEFLNKNYSINELKQIILSLRKEIDFHNINYHCYDDPLISDAQYDALVDKLVKLELLHPDLIDPNSPTQRVGSSPLPYFNQIEHEVPMLSLSNAFKDDDVVSFDARVKKLLYDNNLVSPKEDVCYFCDLKFDGLAINIRYEKGLLVSASTRGDGNVGEDVTSNIRTIKSVPLILHGVVPDILEVRGEVFMRHDDFERLNNHQRMNGDKLFMNTRNAAAGSLRNLDPRVTASRNLKFFAYGCGNIQNIFQEENFIISNYHSSVINWLSSIGFPVNKTYQEIVNSCSGMLNFYEKINNIRNSLPYDIDGVVYKVNSLVFQKTLGYSSRAPRFALAHKFSPEEAVTKLLSIDVQVGRTGAITPVARLDPVLISGANISSATLHNENEIIRKDLRIGDFVRIRRAGDVIPEVIEVVKELRSNVVSIFNMPHYCPICNSLLRRIDGESVTRCTGGLFCSAQLKQRLLHAVGRKALNIIGFGESLIYKLVDSNRIKSLADIYSLNIEDLLDIEKIGPKSANNIMESIDRSRSPKLDRFLFSLGIRHVGDSTANTIASKFISLDRIMNCSKEDFMELPDIGPKIASSIAIFFSEQQNIDLLDKMKKNGLNPESFEVNTEVLPSLEGKTFVLTGKLKRFSRDEIRDYITKNGGKVLNTISSNVNYLLVGDEPGSKVAKAQQFPNLIIINEEDFMYLVEQT from the coding sequence ATGGTTTTAAAGCTGGTAGCTATCGTGCAAGAAGAGTTTTTAAATAAAAATTATAGCATTAATGAATTGAAACAAATAATTCTTTCCTTAAGAAAAGAAATTGATTTTCATAATATAAATTATCATTGTTATGATGATCCTTTGATTAGCGATGCCCAATATGATGCATTGGTGGATAAGCTAGTTAAATTGGAGTTATTGCATCCTGATTTAATAGACCCTAATTCTCCAACGCAGCGTGTAGGGTCTTCGCCTTTGCCTTATTTTAATCAAATTGAACATGAAGTGCCAATGTTGTCTTTGTCTAATGCATTTAAAGATGATGATGTTGTTTCTTTTGATGCCAGGGTAAAAAAACTATTATATGATAATAATTTGGTTAGTCCTAAGGAAGATGTCTGCTATTTTTGTGATTTAAAGTTTGACGGACTTGCTATAAATATACGTTACGAAAAAGGTTTACTAGTAAGCGCTTCTACAAGAGGTGATGGTAACGTTGGAGAAGATGTTACATCTAATATCAGAACTATAAAGTCTGTTCCACTGATTTTACATGGTGTAGTTCCTGATATCTTAGAAGTTAGAGGTGAAGTTTTTATGAGACATGATGATTTCGAAAGATTAAACAATCATCAAAGAATGAACGGTGATAAGCTTTTCATGAATACTCGTAATGCTGCTGCTGGTAGTTTAAGAAATTTAGATCCCAGGGTAACTGCTTCACGTAATTTGAAATTTTTTGCATATGGTTGTGGCAATATTCAAAATATTTTTCAAGAAGAAAATTTTATAATATCTAATTATCATAGTTCAGTTATAAATTGGCTTTCGTCTATAGGATTTCCAGTTAACAAAACCTATCAGGAAATAGTGAACAGCTGTAGTGGTATGCTGAATTTTTATGAAAAGATTAACAACATAAGAAATTCTTTGCCTTATGATATAGATGGAGTTGTGTATAAAGTTAATTCTTTGGTTTTTCAAAAAACACTTGGTTATTCATCTAGGGCCCCTAGATTTGCTTTAGCACATAAATTTTCTCCAGAAGAGGCTGTCACAAAATTGCTTTCTATAGATGTTCAAGTAGGTAGAACTGGAGCTATAACGCCAGTAGCTAGACTGGATCCAGTTCTTATATCAGGAGCCAATATATCAAGTGCTACTTTGCATAATGAGAATGAAATAATCCGTAAAGATCTAAGAATTGGTGATTTTGTAAGAATCAGAAGAGCAGGAGATGTTATTCCAGAGGTTATTGAAGTAGTCAAAGAATTACGATCAAACGTTGTTAGTATTTTTAATATGCCACATTACTGTCCTATTTGTAACTCATTACTACGTAGAATAGATGGTGAATCTGTAACTCGTTGTACTGGCGGTCTATTTTGTTCAGCGCAATTGAAGCAAAGGTTACTACATGCAGTAGGTAGAAAAGCTTTGAATATTATTGGTTTTGGCGAGAGCTTGATTTATAAACTAGTAGATAGTAATAGAATAAAATCTTTGGCTGATATATATAGCTTAAATATTGAAGATTTATTAGATATAGAAAAGATAGGGCCTAAGTCTGCTAATAATATTATGGAGTCTATAGATAGGTCTCGTTCTCCAAAATTAGATAGATTTTTATTCTCTCTAGGTATAAGACATGTAGGAGATAGTACTGCTAACACTATTGCAAGTAAGTTTATTTCTTTAGATAGAATTATGAATTGTAGTAAAGAAGATTTTATGGAATTGCCTGATATTGGGCCAAAAATAGCTTCTTCAATAGCAATTTTTTTTTCGGAACAACAGAATATAGACTTGTTAGATAAAATGAAGAAAAATGGTTTAAATCCTGAATCGTTTGAAGTTAACACAGAAGTTTTGCCTTCATTGGAAGGTAAAACTTTTGTGTTAACCGGAAAGCTAAAAAGATTCTCTAGGGATGAGATTAGAGATTATATAACTAAGAATGGTGGTAAAGTTTTAAATACAATTTCATCAAATGTCAATTATTTGCTTGTTGGTGATGAGCCTGGCAGTAAAGTAGCCAAGGCTCAACAATTCCCTAATTTGATAATTATAAATGAGGAAGATTTTATGTATTTAGTTGAACAAACCTAG
- the fdxA gene encoding ferredoxin FdxA produces MTHVVTENCINCKYTDCVDVCPVDCFKEGENFLVIDPDECIDCAVCVPECPANAIFSDEDLPEDQKIFLSINQELSKTFKNITRSKPSLKDADKWKDIKGKIKYLKR; encoded by the coding sequence ATGACACATGTAGTTACAGAAAACTGCATTAATTGCAAATATACCGATTGCGTTGATGTTTGCCCTGTTGATTGTTTTAAGGAAGGCGAAAATTTTTTAGTAATCGATCCAGATGAATGTATAGATTGTGCAGTTTGTGTACCTGAATGCCCTGCAAATGCAATTTTCTCTGATGAAGATTTACCAGAAGATCAAAAAATTTTTCTTTCTATAAACCAAGAACTATCAAAAACATTTAAAAATATTACCAGGTCAAAACCATCATTAAAAGACGCAGATAAATGGAAAGATATAAAAGGAAAAATAAAATATCTAAAACGCTAA
- the lplT gene encoding lysophospholipid transporter LplT: protein MKKEFYIIMAAQALSSLADNALFIAVISLIIELNGPAWVIPLMKWSFALSYVVLAPFVGIISDKFPKGHVMFYSNLIKMLGCLLIIFIPTLDFDLDVKIYLVSLSYSLVGIGAAIYSPAKYGIVTEILPPKMLVQGNSWIEGLTVLSIIIGTCLGGYLITPNTSSFLINQTYLSYFTSSSSEMAVFVILHIYISASIFNLMIKKTNITYTIQHKNTIEIFRNFYKSILVIYKDELGRVSLFVTTVFWGASASLQLIVIKWGQIHLGYSIDQTSILIGSVAIGTIIGATAVAKYLRLSQALSTIPIGITMGLLMLLMPFIQTEINAYLLLIITGVLAGFFVVPMNALLQHRGYKLLSAGHSIAVQNFNEQLNILVMISFYTMLVWFNVDIDNIIIIYGMIVSISMSYCLLYIHINKKLYRKLLAILDKEEQN from the coding sequence TTGAAAAAAGAATTCTATATTATCATGGCTGCACAGGCTCTTTCATCATTGGCAGACAATGCTTTATTCATAGCTGTTATATCACTAATCATAGAACTCAATGGCCCAGCTTGGGTCATTCCACTTATGAAATGGTCATTTGCTTTATCTTATGTTGTCCTAGCCCCATTTGTTGGCATAATATCTGATAAGTTTCCAAAAGGTCATGTTATGTTTTATTCAAATCTAATTAAAATGCTAGGTTGCTTATTAATAATTTTTATTCCAACACTAGATTTTGATTTAGATGTAAAAATATATCTAGTATCACTATCCTATAGCCTAGTAGGAATAGGTGCTGCAATATATTCACCAGCAAAATATGGCATAGTAACTGAAATACTTCCTCCAAAAATGCTTGTACAAGGTAATAGTTGGATTGAAGGCCTAACAGTATTATCAATAATAATAGGAACCTGTCTTGGTGGATACCTTATCACTCCTAATACATCAAGCTTTTTAATCAATCAAACATACCTATCATATTTTACTAGTTCCTCATCAGAAATGGCAGTGTTTGTTATATTACATATATATATATCTGCTTCTATATTTAATCTAATGATAAAAAAAACAAATATTACATATACAATACAGCATAAAAATACAATTGAAATTTTTAGAAATTTTTATAAAAGCATATTGGTAATATACAAAGATGAATTAGGTAGAGTATCACTATTTGTTACGACTGTTTTTTGGGGAGCAAGTGCAAGTTTACAATTAATAGTTATTAAATGGGGTCAAATCCATCTTGGATATTCCATAGACCAAACTTCTATACTTATAGGAAGTGTAGCAATAGGAACAATAATAGGAGCAACAGCAGTAGCAAAATATCTCAGGTTAAGTCAAGCATTATCAACTATACCTATAGGAATAACGATGGGACTATTGATGTTATTAATGCCTTTTATACAAACAGAAATAAATGCCTATCTATTACTAATTATCACTGGAGTACTCGCTGGTTTCTTTGTTGTTCCAATGAATGCATTGCTACAACATAGAGGTTATAAGTTATTATCTGCTGGCCATTCTATTGCTGTTCAAAATTTTAACGAGCAGTTAAATATACTTGTTATGATAAGTTTTTACACTATGCTTGTTTGGTTTAATGTAGATATAGATAATATAATTATTATATATGGAATGATAGTCAGTATATCGATGTCCTATTGTCTATTGTATATACATATAAACAAAAAATTATATAGGAAGTTATTAGCAATTTTAGATAAAGAAGAACAAAACTAG
- the nth gene encoding endonuclease III produces the protein MEKEKIISIFERFQNTTPNPKTELEYNSAFQLLVAVILSAQSTDKSVNAATKHLFLNYGTPKSLIKLGVSGIESYIKSIGLYKSKSKNIFNTSTIIDECFNGQVPGNRKDLELLPGVGRKTANIILNIIFQQPTVAVDTHVFRVSNRTGLAKGENVVEVEKNLLNNIPKEYLQNAHHWLIILGRYTCKKKSPKCHLCLIKDICEYDKKSNINIMHVSKSLKKQS, from the coding sequence ATGGAAAAAGAAAAAATAATTAGTATTTTCGAGCGTTTTCAAAACACAACTCCAAATCCAAAAACAGAACTCGAATACAATTCTGCTTTCCAGTTGTTGGTAGCAGTTATTTTATCAGCACAATCAACTGATAAATCTGTAAACGCTGCAACAAAACATCTATTCTTAAACTATGGAACACCAAAATCATTAATAAAACTAGGTGTTTCAGGAATAGAGTCTTATATAAAAAGTATAGGATTATATAAATCAAAATCAAAAAATATTTTTAATACATCTACAATTATAGATGAATGCTTCAATGGACAAGTTCCTGGAAATAGAAAAGATTTAGAACTCCTACCTGGAGTAGGAAGAAAAACAGCAAACATAATATTAAACATAATATTCCAACAACCAACAGTTGCAGTTGATACACATGTATTTAGAGTTTCAAATAGAACTGGCCTAGCAAAAGGTGAGAATGTTGTGGAAGTTGAAAAAAATCTGCTAAATAACATACCAAAAGAATATTTACAAAATGCTCACCATTGGTTAATTATTCTTGGTAGATATACTTGCAAAAAAAAATCACCAAAATGTCATTTATGTTTAATAAAAGATATATGTGAATATGACAAGAAATCAAATATAAATATAATGCATGTATCTAAAAGCTTAAAAAAACAATCTTAA
- a CDS encoding BolA family protein, giving the protein MKEQNENTLVSLIKNRLTVLQPSFLEVIDLSDLHKNHNKPENSGHYKVIIKSDKFINISKIEQHRTVYKCLEDLIPSPIHAIILETKN; this is encoded by the coding sequence ATGAAAGAACAAAACGAAAATACATTAGTAAGTCTAATAAAAAATAGATTAACTGTTTTACAACCAAGTTTTTTAGAAGTAATTGACCTATCTGACTTACATAAAAACCATAATAAACCAGAAAATTCTGGGCATTATAAAGTCATAATAAAATCTGATAAGTTTATAAATATATCTAAAATAGAACAACATAGGACAGTATATAAATGCCTAGAAGATTTAATACCATCACCAATACATGCTATTATTTTAGAAACAAAAAATTAA
- a CDS encoding inner membrane-spanning protein YciB, with amino-acid sequence MNKIIIDIFPISVFFLSYNYTNDIYIATKILVLLCILQLIFLKLQKNKTDNIMVLSTLLVIIMGTATVVCRNDFFIKLKPTIIYLGFAISMLIANVFFKKNLVYIVLHKKIKLPIKVWNNLNVSWICFFVMLSLLNSFVAFSGLFTQKTWVNFRTFGILSILLTYAFIQLLLIRKHIKHKYLTNKE; translated from the coding sequence GTGAATAAAATTATTATAGACATATTTCCAATATCTGTTTTCTTCTTATCTTATAATTATACAAATGATATATACATCGCTACAAAAATTTTAGTTTTACTATGTATACTACAATTAATATTTCTGAAATTACAAAAAAACAAAACAGATAATATAATGGTATTAAGTACATTATTAGTGATAATAATGGGTACAGCTACAGTAGTATGTAGAAATGATTTCTTTATAAAACTAAAACCAACCATAATATATCTAGGTTTTGCTATATCAATGTTAATAGCAAATGTATTTTTTAAAAAAAATTTAGTTTACATAGTCCTACATAAGAAAATTAAATTACCAATTAAAGTATGGAATAATCTAAATGTTTCATGGATTTGTTTTTTTGTAATGCTTAGCCTATTAAATTCATTTGTTGCTTTTTCAGGTTTATTTACTCAAAAAACATGGGTAAATTTTCGAACATTTGGAATATTATCAATATTACTTACATACGCTTTTATACAATTACTATTAATAAGAAAACATATTAAACATAAATATTTAACAAATAAAGAATAG
- a CDS encoding peroxiredoxin: MKTVGEELESFKVMGVKPGFTQHEENGVSAFEEITASSFPGKWKVIYFYPKDFTFVCPTEIMGFDKLSKEFEDRNAVLMGGSVDNEFVKLAWRREHPGLSKISHYQFADMTGSLIDQLGVRDINAGVALRATFIIDPDNVIQHVSVNNLSVGRNPEEILRLLDGFQTKELCPCNRGIGEDTL, translated from the coding sequence ATGAAGACAGTTGGAGAAGAGTTAGAATCCTTCAAAGTGATGGGAGTAAAACCAGGATTTACACAACATGAAGAAAATGGAGTTTCTGCATTCGAAGAAATTACAGCAAGTTCATTTCCTGGAAAATGGAAAGTTATATACTTCTATCCTAAAGATTTTACGTTTGTCTGTCCTACAGAAATAATGGGATTTGATAAATTATCTAAAGAATTTGAAGATAGAAATGCAGTGCTTATGGGTGGTTCTGTAGATAATGAATTCGTAAAATTAGCATGGCGTAGAGAACATCCTGGACTTAGTAAAATTAGCCATTATCAATTCGCTGATATGACAGGCTCACTAATAGACCAACTAGGAGTTAGAGACATAAATGCTGGTGTTGCTTTGCGTGCTACATTTATAATAGACCCAGACAACGTTATACAACATGTTTCTGTCAATAATCTAAGTGTCGGACGTAATCCTGAAGAAATACTACGACTATTGGATGGTTTCCAAACTAAAGAGTTGTGTCCTTGCAATAGAGGAATAGGTGAGGATACATTATAA
- a CDS encoding uracil-DNA glycosylase, with the protein MLFYLKNKNSVSYIQRILLKEIGVRIVSEESSLNRSKHKEKFLKIDNPSIEENISNDHRANKINSNNFDILKNVVNKCQLCDLCHSRKNVVFGSGNITQCSCLIIGEAPGEQEDATGIPFVGRSGKLLDQMLNAIEIHRDRETFITNIVKCRPPANRNPKLEELESCRPFLLEQIDFLKPSKILVLGKFAANAVLNNSLSIRELRGKVHYFSSGNKSNDIPVIVSYHPAYLLRRPEEKSLVWDDLCLLKSV; encoded by the coding sequence ATGCTATTTTACTTAAAGAATAAGAATTCAGTCAGTTATATACAGCGTATCTTATTAAAAGAGATAGGTGTACGTATTGTTTCTGAAGAATCTAGTCTAAATAGATCAAAGCATAAGGAGAAATTTTTGAAAATAGACAATCCGTCTATAGAAGAGAATATATCTAATGATCATCGGGCAAATAAAATTAATTCTAATAATTTTGACATACTAAAAAACGTAGTAAATAAATGTCAGTTATGTGACCTTTGTCATTCTAGGAAGAATGTAGTTTTTGGTTCAGGAAATATTACTCAATGCTCATGTTTAATAATAGGAGAAGCACCAGGAGAACAGGAAGATGCTACCGGAATTCCATTCGTAGGAAGATCAGGAAAACTTCTGGATCAAATGCTTAATGCAATTGAAATTCATAGAGATAGAGAGACTTTTATTACAAATATAGTTAAGTGTAGACCACCTGCTAATAGGAATCCAAAACTTGAAGAATTAGAATCATGTCGACCTTTTTTGTTAGAACAGATTGATTTTTTGAAGCCAAGTAAAATTTTAGTTTTGGGAAAGTTCGCTGCCAACGCTGTTTTAAATAACAGTTTGAGTATAAGAGAACTTAGAGGCAAAGTTCACTATTTTTCTTCTGGCAATAAATCAAATGATATTCCTGTTATTGTTAGCTATCATCCTGCATATTTATTACGTAGGCCAGAAGAAAAATCTTTGGTTTGGGATGATCTTTGTTTATTAAAGAGTGTATAA
- a CDS encoding bifunctional tRNA (adenosine(37)-N6)-threonylcarbamoyltransferase complex dimerization subunit type 1 TsaB/ribosomal protein alanine acetyltransferase RimI, with the protein MNNKIINLLAMESSTEVCSVSIISFDLNGVVKDLISSKIYKENLPSEHIIPTIESILSERKLDKSELCAVSFDQGPGKFTGIRLSCSIAKSIGMFLNIPIIPVISLYSMAYQAQIESPDDYNIIISSMDARMNEVYIAAYLVWPSTSSNCKTLFEPSLISVCDLSLWLLFHVNQWKSVYKKNTVILVGDSWRIYESELRIPEDSIYFGIANPDSAIIAMIARDYFLDTAKTFEDIEPFYIRNKVAFTRNELLHNKGGNPQAGSFLSEMNITKMTISDIKDVVLLDAKVQLSSWTYGNFQDCLDAGYISCIVKYKGSLLGFFVMMLAPDVAHLLRIAVHEDIQNIGIGSKLLDECIKISKDNGLSSIIIEVGEHNINAVNFYKKHGFAKIGIRKNYYILENSKTEHAVVMEKKLCK; encoded by the coding sequence ATGAACAATAAGATTATTAATTTGTTAGCTATGGAGTCTTCTACAGAGGTTTGTAGTGTCTCTATAATATCTTTTGATTTAAATGGAGTTGTTAAAGATCTAATTTCATCAAAAATTTATAAAGAAAACCTGCCTTCTGAGCATATAATACCTACTATAGAATCTATTCTATCAGAAAGAAAATTAGATAAGAGTGAATTATGTGCAGTTTCATTTGACCAAGGCCCCGGTAAATTCACAGGTATCAGATTATCTTGTAGTATTGCAAAGTCTATTGGCATGTTTCTAAATATACCAATCATACCTGTAATTTCTTTATATTCTATGGCTTATCAAGCACAAATTGAATCTCCAGATGACTATAATATCATAATATCATCTATGGATGCTAGAATGAACGAAGTATATATAGCAGCTTATCTGGTATGGCCTTCTACTAGTAGTAATTGTAAGACTTTATTCGAACCTAGTCTTATTTCTGTTTGTGATCTATCATTATGGTTATTATTTCATGTCAACCAATGGAAATCAGTTTATAAAAAAAATACTGTTATATTAGTTGGTGATTCATGGCGTATTTATGAGTCTGAATTGAGAATACCAGAAGATAGCATTTATTTTGGTATTGCTAACCCAGATTCAGCTATCATAGCTATGATAGCAAGGGATTATTTCCTTGACACAGCAAAAACATTTGAGGATATTGAACCTTTTTATATAAGAAATAAAGTTGCCTTTACAAGAAATGAGTTGCTGCATAATAAGGGAGGAAATCCGCAAGCAGGTTCTTTTCTTTCAGAAATGAATATAACTAAAATGACTATTAGTGATATTAAAGATGTTGTATTGTTAGATGCTAAGGTACAGTTGTCCTCTTGGACTTATGGTAATTTTCAAGATTGCCTTGATGCTGGATATATTTCTTGTATAGTTAAGTATAAAGGAAGTCTTCTAGGTTTCTTTGTTATGATGCTTGCTCCTGATGTTGCTCATTTATTGCGCATTGCAGTTCATGAGGATATTCAAAATATTGGTATTGGTTCTAAATTATTAGATGAATGCATCAAAATTTCTAAAGATAATGGATTAAGTAGTATCATAATAGAAGTTGGAGAGCATAATATAAATGCTGTAAATTTTTATAAAAAACATGGTTTTGCTAAAATAGGTATAAGAAAAAATTACTATATTCTCGAGAATTCTAAAACTGAACATGCAGTTGTAATGGAAAAAAAACTATGCAAATAA
- a CDS encoding ferredoxin--NADP reductase, protein MIEAKLSKNYTSQIIENIKIWKNDSLFSIKTTKDASYNFQPGQFARLGLINQNNNTLIWRAYSIVSAPHEDFLEFYYTIINKGEFSKILLNLKENDNIFIEKKAYGFLTINQFVGPNIKKKNNKLWLIATGTGLSAYISILRDHKTWKYFDKIFLIHSTKFLDELSYKKELEILSKTNKRFKYLPVTTREKSSTISETRITSLVMSGNLETLTKEKLDPESSKIMLCGNPTMVLEMRKILYDRGFYTSKQHITGNLAMERYWI, encoded by the coding sequence ATGATAGAAGCAAAATTAAGCAAAAACTATACATCTCAAATTATTGAGAATATCAAAATATGGAAAAATGATAGTTTATTTTCCATAAAAACCACCAAAGATGCAAGTTATAATTTCCAACCAGGTCAATTTGCTCGTCTTGGTCTCATAAACCAAAATAACAATACATTAATATGGAGAGCATATTCAATAGTAAGTGCTCCTCATGAAGATTTTTTAGAATTTTACTACACTATAATCAATAAGGGAGAATTTAGCAAAATTTTATTAAATCTAAAAGAAAATGATAATATATTTATAGAAAAAAAAGCATATGGGTTCTTAACGATAAATCAATTTGTTGGACCAAATATAAAGAAAAAAAATAATAAACTTTGGCTTATAGCTACAGGAACAGGTTTATCTGCTTATATTTCAATATTACGAGACCATAAAACCTGGAAATATTTTGACAAAATTTTTTTAATACATAGCACCAAGTTTTTAGATGAATTGTCATATAAAAAAGAATTAGAGATTTTATCAAAAACAAACAAAAGATTTAAATATTTACCAGTAACAACAAGAGAAAAATCATCAACTATATCAGAAACAAGAATTACATCCTTAGTTATGAGTGGTAATTTAGAAACATTAACAAAAGAAAAATTAGACCCAGAGTCTTCCAAAATAATGCTGTGTGGCAATCCTACAATGGTATTGGAAATGCGTAAAATACTATATGATAGAGGATTCTATACATCAAAACAGCATATTACTGGTAATCTTGCTATGGAACGTTATTGGATCTGA